From one Phocoena sinus isolate mPhoSin1 chromosome 6, mPhoSin1.pri, whole genome shotgun sequence genomic stretch:
- the LOC116755709 gene encoding 60S ribosomal protein L17-like translates to MVRYSLDPENPTKSCKSRGSNLRVHFKNTRETAQAIKGMHIRKATKYLKDVTLKKQCVPFRRYDGGAGRCARAKQWDWTQGRWPKKSAEFLLHMLKNAESKAELKGLDIDSLVIEHIQVNKAPKMWHRTYRAHGRINPYMSSPCHTEMILTEKEQIVPKPEEEVAQKKKISQKKLKKQKLMARE, encoded by the coding sequence ATGGTTCGCTATTCACTTGACCCAGAAAATCCCACAAAATCATGCAAGTCGAGAGGTTCAAATCTTCGTGTTCACTTTAAGAACACTCGTGAAACAGCCCAGGCCATTAAGGGTATGCATATCCGAAAAGCCACCAAGTATCTGAAGGATGTCACTTTAAAGAAGCAGTGTGTGCCATTCCGTCGCTACGATGGTGGAGCTGGTAGGTGTGCCCGGGCCAAACAGTGGGACTGGACGCAGGGTCGGTGGCCCAAAAAGAGTGCTGAATTTTTACTGCACATGCTCAAAAATGCAGAGAGTAAGGCTGAACTTAAGGGCTTAGATATAGATTCTCTGGTCATTGAGCACATCCAGGTGAACAAAGCCCCCAAGATGTGGCACAGGACTTACAGAGCTCATGGTCGGATCAACCCATACATGAGCTCTCCGTGCCACACTGAGATGATCcttactgaaaaagaacagattgttcctaaaccagaagaggaggttgcccagaagaaaaagatatcccagaagaaattgaagaaacaaaaacttatggcCCGGGAATAA